GACCCCAGGTGACGCCGATCGCCGTGTGCTCCTCGTATCCCAGGTAGAGGTCGGCGAGCAACTCTCGCCACCCCTCACCCCAGCCGAATCGTGACGTGACACCCAGGAACCCGACGGCGACGGCCCACGTGAGTCCAGCGGCGAGGCCCAGTGCGAGCGGATCGACCGTCTCACGGTCTCGAGTCGTTCGGCGCATCGGCCGGAGGTACGATCCGAAGTGCCGTATAGATGACTGCCCAGTTACACGGTTCGAGAGATCGGCGGTTCCTCGAGAAGCGTCCCCGCCACCGAGGGCTCGATCACTCGACCGTGACGACGCGCGTCTCCTCGAGCGGCACCAGCGGTTCGTTCGGGAACGCGACGCTCACGGTGAACGCGAGTTCGTTTTCGTCGGCCCCGAAGACGCCGACGGGAACCGTTTCTGACTCGCGGAGGTACGTGCTCGTGGCCGTCATCTCGACGTCGTTCACCGTGACGCGAATGCCGGCCTGGGCGGGTTCGCCGACGTTCCTGATCGTGACTTCGTGGACGTCGCTCTCGCCACTCGCCACCGAGTCGGGGAACGCGCCCCACTCGAGTTCCACGGCCGGGAGCGACTGCGCCCCCTCGGAGACCTGTTCGGCGACGCCCTCTGAGAGCCCCGCGTCGATCAGGCCGGAGACGCCGGCCTCGAGGACGTCTCCAGGGGTCGTCAACCCCTCTTTCGCCAGCTTGCTCGCCCGCCCCGCCGCGACGCCGTCGATGGCCGTGAGCCCGACGGCGTCGTCGGCGACGCCGTTTTCGATCCGCGCCTCGAGTCGCCTGGCGAGGTTGGCGTCGTGGGGCGAGGAAAAGCGCTCGAGGAAGGCCCGCAACGCCGACAGCAGTCGGAGGGCGTTCTGGCGGATCACCCAGGCGTCGCTCCGGAGGTCGGCCGGGGTGGTCCCGCTCGCGGCGCCCCGAAGGATGGCCAGCACTTTCCGTTCGCCGGCGTCGAGATCGCCCGTCTCCTGACCCACGAGCACGGCGTTGATCGCGTCGCGTTCTGCCTGGCGCGCGGAGACGGAGTCGAACTCCACGGCCGTTGCCACCGCCTCGAGGACGTCCCCCTCCTCGAGATCCTCGCGCTCACAGCACCGGGCGAAGCCGGCGGCCGTCTCGAGGCGCA
This portion of the Natronobeatus ordinarius genome encodes:
- a CDS encoding bacteriophage holin, with protein sequence MRRTTRDRETVDPLALGLAAGLTWAVAVGFLGVTSRFGWGEGWRELLADLYLGYEEHTAIGVTWGLLDGFVGGYLLGWLYNAFRR